The proteins below are encoded in one region of Oncorhynchus clarkii lewisi isolate Uvic-CL-2024 chromosome 33, UVic_Ocla_1.0, whole genome shotgun sequence:
- the LOC139393072 gene encoding sugar phosphate exchanger 3-like — MSSPCCGFLAQYTHHHLVAFLLTFFSYVLLHASRKTFSNVKVSISAQWTPSVQNASSPTFSPGETWEVNNLFADSDGATLFLGVLDTIFLFSYAVGLYMSGVIGDRMNLRYVLSFGLCGSAIVEFVFGTLTEWLQFYNIYLYCGLWVLNGLLQSAVWPCVVAVMGNWFGKSGRGFVFGLWSACASVGNILGAFLASSVLKYGYEYAFLVTSVLQFAGGVVVFFGLLTSPKEVGLCLESETGLRPVERDADSHRPLMSDEEDEEGSEEVCDGGYYTIRQGDEEPRETPKAIGFCQAFCLPGVLPYSLAYACLKLVNYSFFFWLPFYLSRNFGWKEAQADRLSVWYDVGGIIGGTIQGLISDFMGKRAPVLAVSLLLAMGALVGYSHSPPDQVANAALLATTGFFIGGPSNMISSAISADLGRQEALRGSQEALATVTGIVDGTGSIGAAAGQYLVSVIESKLGWMFVFYFFIVMTGCSIVFILPLIVTEIRAMWRERWARTQEL, encoded by the exons ATGTCGTCCCCGTGCTGTGGCTTCCTGGCGCAGTACACCCACCATCACCTGGTCGCCTTCCTCCTCACCTTCTTTAG ttatgTCCTCCTGCACGCCTCGAGGAAGACCTTCAGTAATGTGAAAGTGAGCATCTCAGCCCAGTGGACTCCCTCTGTGCAGAATGCCAGCTCTCCTACCTTCTCACCCGGGGAG ACATGGGAGGTGAATAACCTTTTTGCAGACTCTGATGGAGCCACTCTGTTCCTGGGTGTCCTCGACACCATCTTCCTGTTTTCCTACGCCGTG GGCTTATATATGAGTGGAGTGATTGGAGATCGCATGAACCTCCGATATGTCCTCTCCTTTGGTCTGTGTGGTTCAGCCATAGTG GAGTTTGTGTTTGGTACCCTGACTGAGTGGCTGCAATTCTATAACATCTACCTGTACTGTGGTCTTTGGGTGCTGAACGGCCTACTGCAGTCTGCTGTCTGGCCCTGTGTGGTGGCAGTCATGGGGAACTGGTTCGGCAAGTCGGG gcgaggttttgtgtttggcctgtgGAGTGCCTGTGCGTCTGTTGGGAACATCCTGGGCGCTTTCCTGGCATCCAGTGTTCTCAAGTACGGTTATGAG TATGCCTTCCTGGTCACTTCAGTGCTGCAGTTTgctggtggggtggtggtgttcTTTGGTCTGCTCACCTCCCCTAAAGAAGTGG GTTTGTGTTTGGAGTCAGAAACAGGTCTGAGACCAGTGGAAAGAGACGCAGACAGCCACAGGCCTCTGATGAGtgatgaagaggatgaggagggatcGGAGGAGGTGTGTGACGGAGGGTACTACACCATCCGGCAGGGGGATGAGGAGCCGCGGGAAACACCCAAAGCCATCGGATTCTGCCAGGCCTTCTGCCTTCCCGGAGTGCTGCCT tATTCCCTGGCGTATGCCTGTCTGAAGCTGGTCAACTACTCCTTCTTCTTCTGGTTGCCCTTCTACCTGAGCAGGAACTTTGGCTGGAAGGAGGCCCAGGCCGACAGGCTCTCTGTGTGGTACGACGTGGGAGGCATCATAG gtggtaCGATCCAGGGCCTGATCTCAGACTTCATGGGGAAGAGAGCTCCAGTGTTAGCCGTCAGTCTGCTGCTGGCTATGGGAGCCCTGGTGGGTTACAGCC ACTCCCCTCCGGACCAGGTGGCGAATGCAGCTCTCCTGGCCACCACAGGTTTCTTCATAGGAGGACCGTCCAACATGATCAGCTCAGCCATCTCTGCAGACCTGGGGCGACAGGAGGCCCTCAGGGGCAGTCAGGAGGCTCTGGCTACCGTCACCGGCATAGTGGACGGGACTGGGAGTATTGGAGCTGCAGCgggacag TATTTGGTATCCGTGATCGAGAGCAAGCTGGGCTGGATGTTTGTCTTCTACTTCTTCATCGTCATG ACCGGGTGCAGCATAGTCTTCATCTTGCCGCTGATCGTGACTGAGATTCGGGCcatgtggagggagagatgggcacGGACACAGGAGCTGTGA
- the LOC139392508 gene encoding dnaJ homolog subfamily B member 9-like: MATAQSVLMLAVCILMITEFILAQRDYYDILGVPKDASERQIKKAFHKLAMKYHPDRNKSPGAEAKFREIAEAYETLSDDKRRLEYDQFGHGPSPGEPGTGGGRSGQHFHPNFNFNFDDLFRDSDLFGHNQHSHHAHHKRAFNSHFQAHQEAQSRHNSHFQAHQEAQKRHFQGSFGGEHFDDVFEDMENMFSYNGHTGRADSRFQGSAKQHCRTVTQRRGNMVTTYTDCS; this comes from the exons ATGGCCACAGCACAGTCAGTCTTAATGTTAGCAGTATGCATTCTCATGATAACTGAGTTCATACTGGCACAGAGGGACTACTATGACATCCTAGGTGTGCCAAAAGATGCCTCCGAGCGCCAGATCAAGAAGGCCTTCCATAAGCTAGCCATGAAGTACCATCCTGACCGAAACAAGAGTCCTGGCGCAGAGGCAAAGTTCAGGGAAATAGCTGAGG CGTACGAGACGTTATCAGACGATAAGAGGAGACTGGAGTATGACCAGTTTGGACATGGCCCCTCCCCTGGTGAGCCAGGCACAGGAGGTGGGAGGAGTGGACAGCACTTCCACCCGAACTTTAACTTCAACTTTGATGACCTGTTCAGAGACTCTGACCTGTTCGGTCATAACCAACACTCCCATCATGCCCATCACAAGAGGGCCTTCAACAGCCACTTCCAGGCCCACCAGGAGGCCCAGAGCAGGCACAACAGCCACTTCCAGGCCCACCAGGAGGCCCAGAAGAGACACTTCCAGGGCTCCTTTGGTGGAGAACACTTTGATGACGTGTTTGAGGACATGGAGAACATGTTCTCGTATAACGGACACACGGGCAGGGCGGACAGCCGGTTCCAGGGCTCAGCAAAACAACACTGCAGGACAGTGACACAGCGCAGAGGGAACATGGTCACCACATACACAGACTGTTCTTGA